Proteins from a single region of Alphaproteobacteria bacterium LSUCC0719:
- a CDS encoding DUF4387 domain-containing protein — protein MTRLADVTSVIRSKNAGPYELTLDVIFTETFWFDEAVRCDLINAPTLARLYGVDEGDVLSIIAFAPANAIKATLRRPLASGAVGETDVYGAQQHAPLLTLTFGNE, from the coding sequence ATGACCCGTCTTGCCGATGTGACCAGTGTGATCAGATCGAAGAATGCCGGACCTTATGAGCTGACGCTGGACGTCATCTTCACCGAGACATTCTGGTTCGATGAAGCTGTGAGATGCGATCTCATCAATGCACCCACACTTGCCCGCCTTTACGGTGTGGATGAAGGCGATGTTCTGTCCATCATCGCCTTTGCACCCGCCAATGCAATCAAGGCCACCCTTCGGCGTCCTTTGGCATCGGGCGCTGTCGGCGAAACCGATGTCTATGGCGCGCAGCAGCACGCGCCGCTTCTGACGCTGACATTCGGCAATGAATGA
- a CDS encoding acyclic terpene utilization AtuA family protein translates to MTRLPPIRILSPTAILGYGFPEASFAAGLAKNPNVIAVDAGSTDPGPYYLGAGISFTTRPAVKRDLALILTAGREKGIPVLIGSAGGAGARPHLDWCVDIINEIATEDGLTGTLAVIPTDMDSSNLHSALANGLIEPMPSGTELTDEAIAASTQIVAQIGEAPLIRALADGADVVVAGRCYDPAVFAAVPIMRGYPVGLSLHMGKILECAAIAAVPGSGSDCMFATLDETGFTVETLSDERICTVTSVAAHTLYEKSDPYRLAGPGGIIDLTQTSFDQLDDRRVRVSGTVFEPSAAHMVKLEGARLTGYRTVSIAGVRAPDFIEGIDEILDGVQTSVATQFPQIAGDEATLLFRTYGRDGVMGSLEPERDRQPHEIGLVIEAVASTQTQADAICAFARSTLLHFGYAGRKSTAGNLAFPYSPSDFKAGEVYEFSIYHLMQIADPQAAFPAEMMPLGGCR, encoded by the coding sequence ATGACCAGACTGCCACCAATACGAATTCTGTCGCCAACCGCCATTCTTGGATATGGATTTCCCGAGGCATCATTCGCGGCCGGGCTGGCGAAGAACCCGAATGTCATTGCCGTTGATGCCGGATCGACCGATCCGGGCCCCTATTATCTGGGTGCCGGCATATCCTTTACCACACGACCTGCGGTCAAACGCGACCTGGCGCTGATACTGACCGCCGGGCGTGAGAAGGGCATTCCCGTCCTGATCGGCAGTGCCGGCGGCGCTGGCGCGCGACCACATCTGGACTGGTGCGTTGACATCATCAACGAGATCGCTACCGAGGATGGATTGACAGGCACCCTGGCCGTTATTCCCACCGATATGGACAGCAGCAATCTTCACTCCGCACTTGCCAACGGGCTGATAGAGCCCATGCCATCAGGCACCGAGCTGACAGACGAGGCCATTGCCGCATCCACGCAGATTGTCGCGCAGATTGGCGAGGCGCCGCTGATCCGGGCACTTGCCGACGGGGCCGATGTGGTGGTTGCGGGGCGATGCTATGATCCGGCCGTATTCGCGGCGGTGCCGATCATGCGCGGATATCCGGTCGGGCTCAGCCTGCATATGGGCAAGATCCTCGAATGCGCCGCCATTGCGGCGGTTCCGGGCAGCGGGTCCGACTGCATGTTCGCCACACTTGATGAAACCGGTTTCACGGTGGAAACCCTGTCAGATGAACGTATCTGCACCGTGACCTCGGTGGCGGCCCATACACTTTACGAAAAATCCGACCCCTACCGGCTGGCTGGCCCAGGGGGCATAATTGATCTCACGCAGACCTCCTTTGACCAGCTTGACGATCGGCGCGTCAGGGTCAGCGGAACGGTTTTCGAACCCTCGGCGGCACATATGGTCAAGCTTGAAGGGGCCCGCCTCACCGGCTATCGGACCGTGTCCATTGCCGGCGTGCGCGCGCCCGACTTCATAGAAGGGATCGATGAAATTCTGGACGGCGTGCAAACCAGTGTTGCAACACAATTCCCACAGATTGCCGGCGATGAAGCCACCTTGCTGTTCCGCACCTATGGCCGGGACGGGGTGATGGGGTCGCTGGAGCCAGAACGCGATCGACAGCCGCATGAGATCGGGCTGGTAATCGAGGCCGTGGCGTCAACACAGACACAGGCCGATGCCATCTGCGCCTTTGCCCGATCCACATTGCTGCATTTTGGATATGCCGGTCGCAAATCCACTGCCGGCAATCTGGCATTTCCCTATTCACCATCCGATTTCAAGGCCGGCGAGGTCTATGAATTCAGCATCTACCACCTGATGCAGATCGCCGATCCTCAGGCCGCCTTTCCAGCAGAGATGATGCCGCTTGGAGGGTGCAGATGA